In Juglans regia cultivar Chandler unplaced genomic scaffold, Walnut 2.0 Scaffold_647, whole genome shotgun sequence, a genomic segment contains:
- the LOC108985728 gene encoding uncharacterized protein LOC108985728, which produces MGPQIFPHFLFLSLLLLTTTDTTTAAVTVYDHLRLHGLPTGLLPKGITQFSFSPTTSIFQVSLPYPCIAKFENEFHYDLNISFHLTHAHIGNLSGVSSQELFLWFPVKGISVDVPSSGVIHFDVGVVDKQYSLSLFESPPDCTVAESLAPTDFFIHGEAYSEPRKGQSVKLKYELDQHHFLRATS; this is translated from the exons ATGGGTCCCCAGATTTTCCCacactttctcttcctctctctcctcctcctcacAACCACCGACACCACGACCGCCGCCGTCACTGTCTACGACCATCTCCGCCTTCACGGCCTCCCGACGGGACTGCTCCCCAAGGGCATAACCCAATTTTCCTTCTCACCCACCACTTCCATCTTCCAAGTATCCCTGCCTTACCCTTGCATCGCAAAGTTCGAGAACGAGTTTCACTATGACCTCAACATCTCCTTTCACCTCACCCATGCCCACATCGGCAATCTCTCCGGCGTCTCCTCTCAGGAGCTCTTCCTCTGGTTCCCCGTGAAGGGCATAAGCGTGGATGTCCCCAGCTCCGGGGTTATTCACTTCGATGTGGGCGTGGTCGACAAGCAGTACTCTTTGTCTCTTTTTGAGTCCCCTCCTGATTGCACCGTGGCTGAATCTTTGGCCCCCACTGATTTTTTCATTCACGGTGAAGCCTATTCGGAGCCTCGGAAG GGTCAATCTGTAAAGCTCAAGTATGAATTGGATCAGCATCATTTTCTGAGGGCCACGTCATAG